ACCATTAATACCAGTATTTCACTGGCAGGGGCTTTTTTAACAAGATGGACAATCTTAGGCGCTTCGCTCATGTTCCACGCCACCATAATCAGCAATGCCGACATACCTGCCATGGGGATGTACGCTAAAATGGTGCTTAACGATAATAATGACACCAATACTACTAGCGCATGGATCATGGCAGCAATGGGGCTTACCGCACCCGCTTTATAATTAGCGGCAGAACGGGCAATGGCTGCCGTTGCCGTAATACCACCAAAAAATGGCGTGATAATATTACCTATACCTTGACCGAGTAACTCACTATTGGCACTGTGCTTTTTACCAGACATGCCATCTAGCACCACAGCGCATAGTAATGATTCAATTGCGCCCAACATGGCTATGGCAAAAGCGGCAGACAATAAGTCGCTAGCCAATTGCCAGGTGAGCACTAATGGCATTTCGCCCGATTGGGTACGCAGCCAAGGCCATTGAAAATCGGGCAATATGGATGGAATACCGGCACCGATTGAACCGTCGGCTAAGGTAAAGCTGAAAGTTGAGCCAATTGTCGCCACATGAAAACCGAGTTGATTTAATGCTAGCGCGACAATACTGGCAACTACCACCGCTGGAAGGTGTGCAGGTACAGGTAATTTGAGCCTAGGCCACAATATAAACACCACTAATGCGCTTAAGCCCACTAGCAGTGTCGGCACAGAAAATGTTGGTAATGCTTGAGTTAATGCGGCAACTTTGCCGACAAAGCTTTCTGGCATCTCGGTAATAGTTAGACCAAAAAAATCCTTAACTTGCAGTACTGCAATCACCACCGCAATACCACCCGTAAACCCTAACGTGACTGATTCGGGAATATATTGGATATAACGCCCCAAGCGAAACAACGCCATCGCAATGAGGATCACGCCAGATAGAATACTCGCTAACAATAATCCAGACAGACCATATTGGTGCACTATGGGATACAGAATAACCACAAATGCAGCGGTAGGGCCCGAGACGCTATAACGTGAGCCACCTGTAAATGGGATAATAAAACCGCCAATAATGGCAGTATATAATCCGTATTGCGGTGCAACACCAATAGCAATCGCAAGCGCCATGGCTAATGGAATAGCAATAATGCCAACGGTTAAACCAGCTAATAAATCTTTAGAAAATGAATTGGCTTTGTAGGGAGCGTCTTTTAAAGACTCTCGGAGTGCATGGCCAATACGAAGAGAAAATAAATGTGTACGGTATTTCATTGCGGCGATCCCATAACCTAGTACGGCGTAAAGATACCCCTCATTATAGGCCGATTACCTTACAGTACAATCGAATTAAGTTAACACCTGATGATAATATTATTATCATCATATTATAATAAATAATATCACTCCATATAGTCGCTCACCGCATAGAGACAATAAATAAGCCACTGAAGTAGCATTAGAAAATCATGCTGCAAAACGAGTGGTGATCATCTTAACAACTGCCACCTTTATGACAAAAATCAATGGACACTTTACGACCCCTATTGGTTTCAATATTTGGATATGACCAATCATATTGAGTGATCAAACGCTTGGTGAGCTTAAGCTCTATACCAAAGCCTAAATCCTTACTGCTGTTGGCATACGATTCACACTGATTCACAACACTCACCTACGTGACCGACGGCTCAATTTTCACAGAGCCCTTTAGCGTATACTGCAGCAATGCCTGAAGCTGCAGAAATGTCATCTGTTTTTGATTTAGTCAATAGCTGTGTCAGTAAGCGTTGACTAAAATCTACCTCTGGTTGGCTCACTTGGTCACTATAATTGGCATAGTCAACGCTGCTACAGCTCAAAAGGCTCTACACCATAATGGAATAAGCATACTGATGAACTCGTTAAGGAGGGATTAAGATGGGGAGTGAAACATAAAAGTGAACGTTAATTTTCTGAATTCAGATTGTTAAATAGCAGCATAAATGGATTATGGTAAATGGCGGTTATATATCTCTATAAAACATATAACCGCCAATAATATTATCTAAGTTAAGGCTGGTTAGCGATTATCAGCAATAAACTTAACCACAACTTCAGCTAATACTTCGCCTTGCTCTTCTTGTAAATAATGGCCAGCATTCACAATAGTGGTATGTTTTTGACCTTTTGTTCCGGGGATTATTTGTTGCATCATTTTATCTCCACCCGCGGTGATAGGGTCTGAGTCGCTAAATGCAGTCAGAAATGGCTTATTCCACTGGGATAAAATTTTCCATGCAGCACGGTTTTTCAGCGTTGCTGGATCATCAGGCGTAATTGGTACCAACAAAGGAAATTCACGTGCACCCGCTTTGTATGTTTCATCAGGGAATGGGGCGTCATATGCTGCAATAACTTCATCGGATAAATTAGAAACAGATGCACCATTTATCATCTGTCCTGTAGGGAAATCAACCACTTCTTGCGAGTAGTTAAACCACTTCATAAATGCATCATTAGTTGCTTCATCACCAGTAGGTAACATGGTATTTGCAGCGACAATACGAGTGTAACGTTCTGTATCTTCAGTAGCTAAACGCAAGCCAATTAACCCACCCCAGTCTTGGCATACAAGATTAATATGGTTTAGTTGGAGTTGCAAAACAAATGATTTCATCCAATCAACATGACGTTGATAGGTATAATCAGAACGTTTACTTGGCTTATCTGAACGGCCAAATCCAATAATGTCTGGAACAATAACGCGATAACCCGCTTCAACAAGGATCGGGATCATTTTACGATATAAAAAACTCCATGAAGGTTCTCCATGCAGTAATAATATTGGCTCAGCATCTTTGTCACCTTCATCAAGATAATGAATCCGTAATTGGCCTCCTTCACTATCGTCCACTAATAGGTAATTAGGTGTAAACTGATAGCCTGGTAAATTAACAAAGTAACTATCATCAGTTCGTAAAAATTCCATAATTCTCTACTTTCCTATTTATATATAAAATGAATCGACTCTATGAGTCGATTTTAACTGCATGCACTACAACGCTAATTATTAAATAGCGAAGAATGATTAAAATAATTTAAAAATCAGTTTTTTTGAGTAATTTATTAATTTTATTTTAATCGTAAATATTGCCATCGCGGAAATTAATTATGACTTGAGTTAAGACAGTATTTTTATAGAATAAAGTAAAATTATTAATTAAATAAATAAATAAATTATCGTAATACTGGAAAATTAGATTACTTCATGTTTTTAATCACACTTCTACTAACTAGATCTATAGCATATACCTGAGTGTAGATTTTTTTAATCAGTTCGATCAACTCACTACTACTTTGATCATCGCGTTTCTGGTTAACCCA
This region of Shewanella livingstonensis genomic DNA includes:
- a CDS encoding haloalkane dehalogenase; its protein translation is MEFLRTDDSYFVNLPGYQFTPNYLLVDDSEGGQLRIHYLDEGDKDAEPILLLHGEPSWSFLYRKMIPILVEAGYRVIVPDIIGFGRSDKPSKRSDYTYQRHVDWMKSFVLQLQLNHINLVCQDWGGLIGLRLATEDTERYTRIVAANTMLPTGDEATNDAFMKWFNYSQEVVDFPTGQMINGASVSNLSDEVIAAYDAPFPDETYKAGAREFPLLVPITPDDPATLKNRAAWKILSQWNKPFLTAFSDSDPITAGGDKMMQQIIPGTKGQKHTTIVNAGHYLQEEQGEVLAEVVVKFIADNR
- the dauA gene encoding C4-dicarboxylic acid transporter DauA — protein: MKYRTHLFSLRIGHALRESLKDAPYKANSFSKDLLAGLTVGIIAIPLAMALAIAIGVAPQYGLYTAIIGGFIIPFTGGSRYSVSGPTAAFVVILYPIVHQYGLSGLLLASILSGVILIAMALFRLGRYIQYIPESVTLGFTGGIAVVIAVLQVKDFFGLTITEMPESFVGKVAALTQALPTFSVPTLLVGLSALVVFILWPRLKLPVPAHLPAVVVASIVALALNQLGFHVATIGSTFSFTLADGSIGAGIPSILPDFQWPWLRTQSGEMPLVLTWQLASDLLSAAFAIAMLGAIESLLCAVVLDGMSGKKHSANSELLGQGIGNIITPFFGGITATAAIARSAANYKAGAVSPIAAMIHALVVLVSLLSLSTILAYIPMAGMSALLIMVAWNMSEAPKIVHLVKKAPASEILVLMVCLLLTIFFDMVIAISAGIILASLLFMKQVADMTKVQDISEQKKHVHVELPPRWKVFKINGPLFFAAADSVFGELAHLSSGQDGVVLYFDGVSILDSGGVSALYKFIAKCKHDNTRVLLADFQFQPLKTLAKAGFKPDGEQCVTYSTLTDALDDVVTGIMVSKI